The Pseudodesulfovibrio sediminis genome includes the window CTATCCCTCCACCGCAGCAATACAGTCTATTTCCACCAGAAAACCATAATGCAGCTCACGGGTGGGCACCACGGCCCGGGCGGGCTTGTGCGTACCGAAAAATGTCGCATAGACCGCATTCACCCGCCCCCACAGTTCGATATCGGAGATATAACAGGTACACTTGATGACCCGGTCCCGACCGGAGCCTGCGGCCTTGAGCACTCCCTCAATATTCCTGAGCGCCTGTTCGGTCTGC containing:
- a CDS encoding RidA family protein — encoded protein: MKSISTPECAPPAGHYSQGIVHNGLIYVSGMLAVDPATGERRLGTIEEQTEQALRNIEGVLKAAGSGRDRVIKCTCYISDIELWGRVNAVYATFFGTHKPARAVVPTRELHYGFLVEIDCIAAVEG